The following are from one region of the Canis lupus baileyi chromosome 25, mCanLup2.hap1, whole genome shotgun sequence genome:
- the MED21 gene encoding mediator of RNA polymerase II transcription subunit 21 isoform X2, translating to MADRLTQLQDAVNSLADQFCNAIGVLQQCGPPASFSNIQTAINKDQPANPTEEYAQLFAALIARTAKDIDVLIDSLPSEESTAALQAASLYKLEEENHEAATCLEDVVYRGDMLLEKIQSALADIAQSQLKTRSGTHSQSLPDS from the exons CTTGCAGATCAGTTTTGTAATGCCATTGGAGTGTTGCAGCAGTGTGGTCCTCCTGCTTCTTTCAGTAATATTCAGACAGCAATTAACAAAGATCAGCCAGCTAATCCTACAGAAG AATATGCCCAGCTTTTTGCAGCACTAATTGCACGAACAGCAAAGGACATTGATGTTTTGATAGATTCATTACCCAGTGAAGAATCTACAGCTGCTTTACAG GCTGCTAGCTTGTATAAGCTGGAAGAAGAAAACCACGAAGCTGCTACATGTCTGGAGGATGTTGTTTACCGAGGGGACATGCTTCTGGAAAAGATACAAAGTGCACTTGCTGATATTGCACAGTCACAACTGAAGACAAGGAGTGGTACCCATAGCCAGTCTCTTCCAGACTCATAG